In a single window of the Rhodoferax saidenbachensis genome:
- a CDS encoding polysaccharide deacetylase family protein translates to MESGPKTTPRADMHRAALQIATFLVAACASAAGAAGTNACENPVYLTLDTGHMEVAPMMAEVLKRQQVRVTFFVANERTKVADGSLGNAWGSWWRSVAADGHEFASHTYDHVVWRGDLPGVKPSFRMQPTAGALEGREFTWDAAKYCEQIERAARRIEDFTGKKSLPLFRAPSGKTSPRLLAVAESCGYAHVGWAPAGFLGDELPSEKYSNEMLLQKALRDIRKGDILMAHLGIWSRKDPWAPAVLEPLIVGLKAKGFCFDTLRNHPAYKDWIAAHGG, encoded by the coding sequence ATGGAGTCTGGACCCAAGACCACGCCCCGCGCTGACATGCACCGTGCTGCGCTGCAAATTGCTACTTTTTTAGTAGCTGCTTGCGCAAGTGCTGCGGGGGCTGCAGGCACAAATGCCTGTGAAAACCCGGTGTACCTGACACTGGACACCGGGCACATGGAAGTGGCCCCCATGATGGCCGAAGTCCTCAAACGCCAGCAAGTGCGTGTCACCTTCTTCGTGGCCAATGAACGTACCAAGGTGGCCGATGGCAGTCTGGGCAATGCCTGGGGCAGCTGGTGGCGGTCCGTGGCGGCCGACGGGCACGAATTTGCCTCCCACACCTACGACCACGTGGTCTGGCGCGGTGACTTGCCGGGCGTGAAGCCCAGCTTTCGCATGCAGCCCACCGCAGGCGCGTTGGAGGGCCGCGAGTTCACCTGGGACGCCGCCAAATACTGCGAACAGATTGAGCGTGCCGCCCGCCGCATCGAAGACTTCACCGGCAAAAAAAGCCTGCCCCTGTTTCGCGCACCCAGCGGCAAGACCTCTCCGCGGCTGTTGGCAGTGGCCGAGTCTTGCGGGTATGCGCATGTGGGCTGGGCGCCGGCCGGTTTTCTGGGGGACGAACTGCCAAGCGAGAAATACAGCAACGAGATGCTGCTGCAAAAGGCGCTGCGCGATATCCGCAAGGGTGACATCCTGATGGCGCATCTGGGCATCTGGTCCCGCAAGGACCCCTGGGCGCCCGCCGTGCTGGAGCCGCTGATCGTCGGGCTCAAGGCCAAGGGTTTTTGTTTTGACACACTGCGCAACCATCCGGCCTACAAGGACTGGATCGCCGCGCACGGAGGCTAG
- a CDS encoding sterol desaturase family protein: MVEGFAQLQTWLFEALVQPLMFATGLAGFLENGYDATGWFLVGLIQLAVMLLVIVPLQRWRPVEPVTDRVAIRTDILYTLIQRLGVFRVALFFLIDPLFDAMFGWGRVAGLPTFHLDDVWPGVTDLAWVSWLMYLVVFDFLNYWIHRAQHGFSWWWQLHALHHSQRQMTLWSDNRNHLLDDLIRDALVAVAAQLIGIAPGQFVAVVAFTQLCENLQHANLRLWFGTVGERLWVSPRFHRLHHSVEADRRGANFGVLLPWWDMLFGTADFALRYDPTGVRDQVEEGVDYGRGFWAQQWLGLKRLWQRA, translated from the coding sequence ATGGTGGAAGGCTTTGCGCAACTGCAGACCTGGTTGTTTGAAGCGCTGGTGCAGCCGCTGATGTTTGCCACCGGCTTGGCCGGTTTTCTGGAAAATGGGTATGACGCCACCGGCTGGTTTCTGGTTGGGCTGATCCAGCTCGCCGTCATGCTGCTGGTGATCGTGCCATTGCAGCGTTGGCGCCCGGTGGAGCCGGTGACTGACCGCGTCGCCATCCGCACGGATATTCTGTACACGCTGATCCAGCGCCTGGGTGTGTTCCGCGTGGCGTTGTTTTTCCTGATCGATCCACTGTTTGACGCCATGTTTGGCTGGGGCCGCGTGGCCGGTCTGCCTACGTTTCATCTGGACGATGTCTGGCCCGGCGTGACCGACCTGGCCTGGGTGTCCTGGCTGATGTACCTGGTGGTGTTTGACTTTCTCAACTACTGGATACACCGCGCACAGCACGGATTCTCATGGTGGTGGCAGTTGCATGCGCTGCACCATTCGCAGCGCCAGATGACGCTGTGGAGCGACAACCGCAACCACCTGCTCGACGACCTGATACGCGACGCACTGGTGGCCGTCGCAGCCCAACTCATCGGCATTGCGCCGGGACAGTTTGTGGCCGTGGTGGCCTTTACCCAACTGTGTGAAAACCTGCAGCATGCCAATTTGCGCCTGTGGTTTGGCACGGTGGGAGAGCGCCTGTGGGTCAGCCCGCGTTTTCACCGCCTACACCACAGCGTGGAGGCAGACCGACGCGGTGCCAACTTCGGCGTGTTGCTGCCGTGGTGGGACATGTTGTTTGGCACGGCCGATTTTGCGTTGCGCTACGACCCCACGGGGGTGCGCGATCAGGTGGAGGAGGGCGTGGATTACGGGCGCGGTTTCTGGGCGCAGCAGTGGCTGGGCCTCAAGCGCCTGTGGCAGCGCGCCTGA
- a CDS encoding EI24 domain-containing protein, which yields MHLLLDSFWRAVAYCLRPRIILLSLLPLVLMISLTAGLGYFFWDAAMDQVRMALESFSLLNQALEWLQSMGVGQLKMVLVPLIVVFGVTPLIVVLSLLVVALLMTPVMVNLVARRRFPDLEQKQGASFLRSLVWSVGSTVAALVALVVSVPLWWVPPLILVLPPLIWGWLTYRVLAFDALAAHASAEERQELFRRHRGWLLGMGVFAGYLGAAPSLLWASGALLAAAFFVFLLPLAIWIYTLVFAFASLWFTHYCLAALRDLRAQRAAQEVVEEAAEVVAPVAPALPLEAP from the coding sequence ATGCATCTTCTGCTCGATTCCTTCTGGCGCGCGGTGGCCTACTGCCTGCGCCCCCGCATCATCCTGTTGTCCCTGTTGCCACTGGTTCTGATGATCTCGCTGACGGCCGGGCTGGGTTACTTTTTCTGGGATGCGGCCATGGACCAGGTGCGCATGGCACTGGAATCCTTTTCGCTGCTGAACCAGGCCTTGGAATGGCTGCAGAGCATGGGTGTGGGCCAACTCAAGATGGTGCTGGTGCCATTGATCGTGGTGTTTGGTGTCACGCCCTTGATCGTGGTGTTGTCCCTGCTCGTGGTGGCCTTGCTGATGACGCCCGTGATGGTGAACCTGGTGGCGCGGCGCCGCTTTCCGGATCTGGAGCAAAAGCAGGGCGCGTCTTTCCTGCGCAGTCTCGTCTGGTCGGTGGGCTCCACGGTGGCAGCGCTGGTGGCGCTGGTGGTGTCGGTCCCGCTGTGGTGGGTGCCGCCATTGATTCTGGTGTTGCCGCCGCTGATCTGGGGCTGGCTGACCTACCGTGTGCTGGCGTTTGATGCGCTGGCTGCACATGCGTCTGCCGAAGAACGGCAGGAACTGTTTCGCCGCCACCGCGGCTGGCTGTTAGGCATGGGGGTGTTTGCCGGGTATCTGGGCGCGGCGCCCAGTCTGCTGTGGGCCTCGGGTGCCCTGCTTGCCGCTGCATTTTTTGTCTTTCTGTTGCCCCTCGCAATCTGGATTTACACGCTGGTGTTTGCCTTTGCGTCCCTGTGGTTCACCCACTACTGCCTGGCGGCTTTGCGTGACCTGCGTGCGCAACGCGCCGCCCAGGAAGTTGTTGAGGAGGCCGCCGAGGTGGTGGCTCCAGTTGCGCCCGCCTTGCCGCTGGAGGCGCCATGA
- a CDS encoding competence/damage-inducible protein A: MNFGLVIIGDEILSGKRADKHLAKAIELLGARGLQVAYADYVGDAPERITATLQRAFASGDVVFSFGGIGATPDDHTRQCAAKALGRELALHPQAQALILERMADIAREQGLPYEPNRSDNLHRLNMGTFPVGAEIIPNPYNKIPGFSCTGAGGGRVYFVPGFPVMAWPMVEWVLDTHYAHLFARGAWAEQSVIVFGAMESTLTPLMEEIERQYAVKVFSLPSVDHPEYGRHIELGVKGLPAQVAQAYGVLRQGLVALQASLGPELVRS, from the coding sequence ATGAATTTTGGTCTGGTCATCATCGGTGACGAAATACTGTCCGGCAAACGTGCCGACAAACACCTGGCCAAAGCCATCGAGTTGCTGGGCGCACGTGGTTTGCAGGTGGCGTATGCCGACTACGTGGGGGACGCACCCGAGCGTATCACCGCTACGCTCCAGCGCGCGTTTGCCTCCGGGGACGTGGTGTTTTCGTTTGGCGGCATTGGTGCTACGCCGGATGACCATACGCGCCAGTGCGCTGCCAAGGCGCTCGGTCGTGAACTGGCCCTGCACCCCCAGGCCCAGGCATTGATCCTGGAGCGCATGGCAGATATTGCGCGTGAGCAGGGGCTGCCTTACGAGCCCAATCGCAGTGACAATTTACACCGCCTGAACATGGGTACGTTTCCAGTGGGTGCAGAGATCATTCCCAACCCTTACAACAAGATTCCCGGGTTTAGCTGCACGGGCGCAGGCGGGGGGCGTGTTTACTTTGTACCGGGATTTCCGGTGATGGCTTGGCCCATGGTGGAGTGGGTGCTGGACACCCATTACGCGCATCTGTTTGCGCGCGGCGCTTGGGCAGAACAATCCGTGATCGTGTTCGGCGCCATGGAGTCCACCTTGACGCCCCTCATGGAGGAGATTGAACGCCAATATGCGGTGAAAGTGTTCAGTCTTCCCAGCGTGGACCACCCTGAATATGGTCGGCATATCGAGCTGGGTGTGAAGGGCTTGCCTGCGCAGGTGGCGCAGGCCTATGGTGTTCTGCGCCAGGGGCTGGTCGCCTTGCAGGCCTCGCTTGGCCCTGAATTGGTGCGTTCCTGA